In Taeniopygia guttata chromosome 7, bTaeGut7.mat, whole genome shotgun sequence, a single window of DNA contains:
- the CTLA4 gene encoding cytotoxic T-lymphocyte protein 4 has product MLSILVTMGFLCTATAIAEVMEVTQPAIVLANRQGVASLVCKYKNIGNAKEIRVTLLKQTGDQVTEICASSYTTEFKTFFVKKVVQCHVTPGQNNVTLTLAGLQANDTGLYICKMERMYPPPYFMNKGNGTHLYVIDPEPCPDPAIYLWVLGATASGFFLYSIITSAILVGKVIKRRQCLTTGVYVKMPSEKLEKKVIPFHITVDCNKEREKPFPSWDGESDNSFQLKK; this is encoded by the exons atgcTCTCAATATTGGTCACCATGGGCTTTCTCTGCACAGCCACTGCCATTGCTGAAG TAATGGAAGTGACTCAGCCAGCAATTGTGCTGGCCAACAGGCAAGGAGTTGCCAGCTTGGTGTGTAAATACAAGAACATCGGGAATGCAAAGGAAATTCGAGTGACGTTGCTTAAACAGACTGGTGACCAGGTCACAGAAATCTGTGCTTCATCATACACCACGGAGTTTAAAACATTCTTTGTGAAAAAGGTGGTCCAGTGCCACGTTACCCCTGGCCAAAACAATGTGACACTCACACTGGCTGGCCTGCAAGCAAATGACACCGGACTTTACATTTGCAAGATGGAGCGGATGTACCCCCCACCCTATTTTATGAACAAGGGAAATGGAACACATCTCTATGTCATAG ATCCAGAACCTTGTCCAGACCCTGCCATATATCTCTGGGTATTAGGAGCTACTGcttcaggattttttctttacagTATCATCACCTCAGCCATTCTTGTGGGCAAAGTG ATAAAGAGAAGACAATGTCTCACTACTGGAGTCTATGTGAAAATGCCTTCTGAAAAGCTAGAGAAAAAAGTGATTCCATTCCACATCACTGTTGACTGTAacaaggaaagagagaaacCATTTCCTAGCTGGGATGGAGAGTCTGATAATTCATTTcagttaaagaaataa